Proteins from a genomic interval of Acetobacterium woodii DSM 1030:
- the carA gene encoding glutamine-hydrolyzing carbamoyl-phosphate synthase small subunit codes for MSYYKRDKRAWLVLSDGSVFEGYNFGCEGTTIGEIVFTTGMTGYQEVLTDPSYYGQIVLQTYPLIGNYGINSDDMESERSWINGYITKEWCEEPSNFRNTHNINEFMIEQDKIGIWDVDTRAITRVIREHGTMNGAITTEDIETTKAALMEKIREFKIVDPVQAVTRKNKGWYYSQVNRANHVALIDYGYKHNILRMLLRLGCNVTVMPANTTIDEIRMLNPDGIMLSNGPGDPAENVKIIENLKDFIKYGKPIFGICLGHQLLALAMGGATYKLKYGHRGMNQPVKDLTRDRVFITSQNHGYAVVPESIAKDVGKVTHINLNDGTCEGVEYPAIHAFTVQFHPEASAGPNDTGYLFEQFTDLMERGQQGCL; via the coding sequence ATGTCTTATTACAAACGAGATAAAAGAGCCTGGCTAGTGCTGTCGGATGGCAGTGTTTTTGAGGGCTATAATTTTGGGTGCGAAGGCACCACCATTGGCGAAATCGTCTTTACCACGGGGATGACGGGTTACCAGGAAGTGTTGACAGACCCATCTTATTACGGACAGATTGTCTTACAAACTTATCCGTTAATTGGAAATTATGGGATCAACAGTGATGACATGGAATCCGAACGTAGTTGGATCAATGGTTATATCACCAAAGAATGGTGCGAAGAACCTTCGAATTTCAGAAACACGCATAATATTAATGAGTTTATGATTGAGCAGGATAAAATCGGGATCTGGGATGTTGATACCCGGGCGATTACGCGGGTCATTCGTGAACATGGAACGATGAATGGGGCGATTACCACCGAAGATATCGAAACGACTAAAGCCGCGCTGATGGAAAAAATTCGCGAGTTTAAAATAGTTGATCCGGTGCAAGCCGTGACCCGAAAAAATAAAGGCTGGTATTACAGCCAGGTAAACCGGGCCAATCACGTCGCCTTGATTGATTATGGCTATAAACATAATATTTTAAGAATGTTATTGCGGTTAGGGTGTAATGTTACAGTGATGCCGGCGAATACAACCATCGATGAAATTCGGATGTTGAATCCGGACGGCATCATGTTGAGTAACGGACCGGGAGATCCAGCTGAAAATGTTAAAATCATCGAAAATCTCAAAGATTTTATCAAATATGGGAAACCTATTTTTGGAATTTGTTTAGGACATCAATTGCTGGCGTTAGCCATGGGCGGAGCAACCTATAAATTAAAATATGGACATCGGGGAATGAATCAGCCGGTCAAAGATCTTACCAGAGACCGTGTTTTTATCACCAGTCAGAATCATGGCTATGCGGTTGTCCCGGAGAGCATTGCTAAAGATGTTGGCAAGGTAACACATATTAACTTAAATGATGGAACCTGTGAAGGCGTTGAATATCCGGCTATTCATGCTTTTACGGTGCAGTTTCATCCGGAAGCCAGTGCCGGCCCGAATGATACCGGTTATTTATTTGAACAATTTACTGATCTGATGGAAAGGGGGCAACAAGGATGCCTTTAA
- a CDS encoding ammonium transporter: MELLVLQQYIDIAWVFLASVLVFFMQAGFSMVETGFTRAKNAGNIIMKNFVDFMIGSLLFFCFGFAFMFGPDVGGFIGMGGFFNPQNLTDIPAFDSVTPELFIFFQTVFAGTAATIVSGAVAGRTKFSVYCIISAFVSLIIYPVVGHWAWGGGFLGTMGFVDFAGSTVVHSVGGWTALVGAIMVGPRIGKYNKDGKANAIPGHSLTLGALGVFILWFAWFGFNCGSTLAVTLDVGHIAMTTNLAAAAGGLTVMLLTWAKYKKPDISMTLNGVLGGLVAITAGCLVVTLWGAILIGVIAGVVITFGIPFIDQILKIDDPVGAIGVHCMNGVVGTLLVGLLANYLPGTEDAVTGLLYGGGFALLGVQTIGVLSVAAWTVGTSFVLFFVLKKAFGLRVDKVVEIEGLDVHEHGIEAYSDFVSRMN, from the coding sequence ATGGAATTATTAGTATTACAACAATATATCGATATTGCCTGGGTATTTTTGGCATCAGTCCTCGTCTTCTTTATGCAAGCAGGATTTTCAATGGTTGAAACTGGTTTTACGCGAGCTAAAAATGCCGGAAACATCATTATGAAGAACTTTGTCGATTTTATGATTGGTTCACTGTTGTTTTTCTGTTTTGGTTTTGCTTTTATGTTTGGTCCCGATGTTGGCGGATTTATTGGGATGGGCGGATTTTTCAATCCTCAAAACCTTACCGATATTCCAGCCTTTGACTCAGTTACACCCGAACTCTTCATCTTTTTCCAAACCGTTTTTGCCGGAACTGCAGCAACCATTGTTTCTGGAGCAGTTGCTGGCCGGACTAAATTTTCAGTTTACTGTATTATTTCCGCCTTTGTCAGCCTGATTATTTACCCCGTTGTTGGTCATTGGGCCTGGGGTGGTGGTTTCCTGGGCACCATGGGATTCGTTGATTTTGCCGGTTCTACTGTTGTTCACTCTGTTGGTGGTTGGACCGCTCTGGTCGGTGCTATCATGGTTGGTCCCCGAATCGGAAAATATAACAAAGATGGCAAAGCCAATGCGATTCCCGGTCATAGTTTAACTCTTGGTGCTTTAGGAGTATTTATTCTCTGGTTTGCCTGGTTCGGATTCAACTGTGGTAGTACTCTAGCCGTCACCTTGGATGTTGGTCATATTGCCATGACAACCAACCTGGCTGCAGCTGCTGGTGGTTTAACGGTGATGCTCCTGACTTGGGCTAAATACAAAAAACCTGATATTTCAATGACTTTAAACGGTGTCCTTGGCGGGTTGGTTGCGATCACGGCCGGATGTCTGGTTGTTACCTTATGGGGTGCCATTTTAATTGGTGTTATCGCCGGTGTTGTGATTACCTTCGGTATTCCATTTATTGATCAGATTTTAAAAATTGATGATCCGGTTGGCGCCATTGGTGTTCACTGTATGAATGGTGTTGTTGGTACCTTACTGGTTGGTTTACTGGCTAATTATTTACCCGGTACCGAAGATGCTGTCACTGGTTTATTATATGGCGGTGGCTTCGCCCTTCTGGGAGTCCAAACGATTGGTGTCCTTTCCGTTGCTGCATGGACCGTCGGTACCTCGTTTGTTTTATTCTTTGTTCTTAAAAAAGCTTTCGGTCTTCGAGTTGACAAAGTTGTCGAAATTGAAGGTCTTGATGTCCACGAACACGGTATCGAAGCTTACTCTGATTTTGTCAGCCGAATGAACTAG
- a CDS encoding P-II family nitrogen regulator — MKKLEIVIKPERLEDLKEILNTCDVQGMMITNIMGYGNQKGYQKSYRGTAYTVNFLPKIKVETVTDAETAGIIIKIIKDRLAVDDEIGGGKIFVYDVADVIRIRTGDHGVAAI; from the coding sequence ATGAAAAAGCTTGAAATAGTCATAAAACCCGAAAGATTAGAAGATCTTAAAGAAATCCTCAATACCTGTGATGTTCAGGGCATGATGATTACCAATATTATGGGATATGGGAACCAAAAAGGTTATCAGAAATCCTATCGAGGTACTGCTTATACCGTTAATTTTCTTCCTAAAATCAAGGTTGAAACTGTCACCGACGCTGAAACAGCTGGAATTATCATTAAAATTATAAAAGATCGCTTGGCAGTTGATGACGAAATCGGTGGTGGTAAAATTTTTGTGTACGATGTCGCCGATGTTATCCGTATTCGTACCGGTGATCACGGAGTTGCCGCAATATAA
- a CDS encoding ANTAR domain-containing response regulator: MSSVLLVCKQNDVIRGLADILRPMNFQLIDSATSAAEGRRRLQEIEYDLVIVNTPLGDEFGVDFAVDILEKFMVGVILIVKSELVDHVEEKLVDTAAFVVPKPLNRQLLVQNVRFVCQSREKIQRLQSQNQALKAKIDDLGIVYRGKLFLMGHLDMTEDQAHRYIQKKAMDMRTSPRKVAEQIIKTYDKK; the protein is encoded by the coding sequence ATGAGCAGCGTATTATTGGTATGTAAACAGAATGACGTTATTCGTGGGTTGGCTGATATTTTACGTCCGATGAATTTCCAATTAATTGACTCGGCAACTTCGGCAGCGGAAGGTCGGCGAAGACTCCAGGAAATTGAATATGATCTGGTGATCGTGAATACCCCTTTAGGTGATGAATTTGGGGTCGATTTCGCCGTAGATATTTTAGAAAAGTTTATGGTTGGCGTCATTCTGATTGTTAAGAGTGAATTGGTTGATCATGTCGAGGAAAAATTAGTTGATACCGCTGCTTTTGTGGTACCTAAACCCCTGAACCGCCAGCTACTCGTTCAAAATGTTCGTTTTGTATGTCAATCCCGAGAAAAAATACAGCGACTACAGAGTCAAAATCAGGCCTTAAAAGCAAAAATTGATGATTTGGGGATTGTCTATCGGGGAAAACTTTTTTTAATGGGGCACCTCGATATGACCGAAGATCAGGCGCATCGCTATATTCAAAAAAAAGCGATGGATATGCGAACATCACCCCGAAAGGTAGCCGAGCAAATCATCAAAACTTATGATAAAAAGTAG
- a CDS encoding adenylosuccinate synthase: MSISVLVGAQWGDEGKGKMVDYFAQQSDLIVRFQGGDNAGHTVINDYGVFKLHLIPCGVFNKDCQCLIGTGLVVNPDVLFEEMQQIVEAKLSLAGLKISSKAHILMPYHQKLDELMEASGGIGTTKRGIGQAYAYKAMRKSLRFEDLLNLENAKKKLENIVPVVNDQMASYQIEPYTVAGLFEKCQVWAKTFADMIVNPVAYLHEQIDADKNILFEGQLGAMKDIDLGIFPYVTSSNPIAAYAAVSGGFPAKKIDKVIGVAKAFSSAVGAGPFPTEEFGGTIDILRGTGEKPDDEFGARTGRSRRLGWIDIPVLKYTHAINGYDELALCKIDKLDDLPEIKICVDYKLDGKLIKEFPNTEDLEKVEPVYITLPGWLSDTTKIRRLDDLPDNAKKYIKTIEDLVGTTVAYVGVGPDREDLAIR; this comes from the coding sequence ATGTCGATTTCTGTATTAGTTGGCGCCCAATGGGGCGATGAAGGCAAAGGCAAAATGGTGGATTATTTCGCCCAGCAGTCTGATTTAATTGTTCGGTTTCAAGGAGGCGACAACGCAGGTCATACTGTTATAAATGATTATGGTGTTTTCAAACTTCATTTAATTCCTTGTGGTGTGTTTAACAAAGACTGCCAATGCTTAATTGGAACGGGTCTGGTTGTTAACCCAGATGTTTTATTTGAAGAAATGCAACAAATCGTTGAAGCAAAATTAAGCCTGGCAGGACTTAAAATATCGTCTAAAGCTCATATTCTTATGCCTTATCATCAGAAATTGGATGAACTCATGGAGGCCAGCGGGGGAATTGGGACGACCAAGCGCGGGATTGGCCAAGCTTATGCTTATAAGGCAATGCGTAAAAGTTTGCGTTTTGAAGATTTATTAAATCTTGAAAATGCCAAAAAGAAATTGGAAAATATTGTCCCCGTTGTTAATGATCAAATGGCTTCTTATCAAATAGAACCATATACAGTAGCAGGTCTTTTTGAAAAATGTCAGGTATGGGCAAAAACTTTTGCCGATATGATTGTTAATCCGGTCGCTTATTTACATGAGCAGATTGATGCTGATAAAAATATTCTCTTTGAAGGCCAATTGGGAGCGATGAAAGATATTGATTTAGGAATTTTTCCCTATGTTACTTCATCGAATCCGATTGCCGCTTATGCCGCAGTAAGTGGTGGTTTCCCGGCTAAAAAAATAGACAAGGTAATTGGCGTGGCGAAAGCTTTTTCCAGTGCCGTCGGAGCGGGCCCTTTTCCAACTGAAGAGTTTGGCGGAACCATTGATATACTACGGGGAACCGGCGAAAAACCAGATGATGAATTTGGAGCCAGAACTGGTCGTTCCCGCCGTTTAGGGTGGATTGATATTCCGGTTTTAAAATATACCCATGCCATCAACGGTTACGATGAATTGGCATTATGTAAAATTGATAAATTAGATGATCTACCGGAAATCAAAATTTGTGTCGATTATAAATTAGATGGAAAATTAATTAAAGAATTTCCCAATACCGAAGACCTGGAAAAGGTTGAACCGGTATATATAACACTACCGGGGTGGCTGAGTGATACAACAAAAATTCGTCGCTTGGATGATTTACCAGATAATGCAAAAAAATACATTAAAACAATTGAAGACTTGGTGGGAACGACTGTTGCTTATGTCGGAGTTGGTCCAGACCGAGAGGACTTAGCAATTCGATAA
- a CDS encoding glutamine synthetase family protein has product MSLAKNIIEAMKFIEVNDVKFIRLQFCDLFGQNRNIAITAMQMERALASGIPFDASLVVGFSESQYTDLVLCPDISTIQLLPWRPQQGKVARIICDIKYPNGDIFESDSRFILKEMIKRAETLGYQFSTSAECEFYLFKQDENGDPTTIPTDQAGYFDLAPYDRGENTRREICLTLEDMGFEIESSRHEAGRGQHEIDFKCDDALSSADKIMTFKTVVKTVAQRNGVHASFLPKPLIDEPGSGMHIRISLSKDGEDILANDNGQLGAEAKQFMAGVLAHIKGMTAIANPLVNSYKRLTGGQEAPHQIGWGFGNRASLIRIPIESNEFGRFELRGPDPTCNPYLTFALILAAGLDGIEKQMVLMDEWEPEVEKSSKAVTPGEQRQELPITLKEALDEMKADTMVSSVLGENLAQKYIEMKTAEWMDYIKTVHPWEIDRYLLTY; this is encoded by the coding sequence ATGAGCTTAGCGAAAAATATAATTGAAGCAATGAAATTTATTGAAGTGAATGATGTTAAATTCATCCGTCTTCAGTTTTGTGATCTCTTTGGACAAAATCGAAATATTGCCATTACCGCAATGCAAATGGAGCGGGCCCTGGCTAGTGGGATTCCCTTTGACGCGTCGTTGGTGGTGGGATTTTCAGAATCTCAATATACGGATTTGGTATTATGTCCGGACATCAGCACGATTCAGCTTTTGCCCTGGCGACCACAGCAAGGCAAAGTGGCTAGAATTATCTGTGATATCAAATATCCGAATGGCGATATTTTTGAATCGGATAGTCGCTTTATACTAAAGGAAATGATTAAACGGGCGGAAACGTTAGGGTATCAGTTCAGCACCAGTGCAGAATGTGAATTTTACCTTTTCAAGCAGGATGAAAATGGCGATCCGACGACCATTCCGACTGATCAAGCCGGCTATTTTGATTTAGCGCCGTATGATCGCGGCGAAAATACCCGACGTGAAATTTGTCTGACCCTCGAAGATATGGGTTTTGAAATTGAAAGCTCGCGTCATGAAGCCGGGCGGGGACAACATGAGATTGATTTTAAATGTGATGATGCGTTGAGCTCGGCAGATAAAATCATGACTTTTAAGACAGTCGTAAAAACAGTGGCTCAGCGAAATGGTGTGCATGCATCATTTTTACCAAAACCGCTGATCGATGAACCGGGAAGTGGCATGCACATTCGAATCTCTTTATCGAAAGATGGCGAGGATATTTTAGCAAATGATAACGGCCAATTAGGTGCTGAAGCAAAACAATTTATGGCTGGGGTATTGGCCCATATCAAAGGGATGACGGCCATTGCCAATCCTTTGGTTAACAGCTATAAACGCCTAACTGGCGGGCAGGAAGCACCACATCAGATTGGCTGGGGATTTGGTAATCGGGCCTCACTGATACGGATTCCGATTGAATCAAATGAATTTGGCCGCTTTGAACTGCGTGGTCCTGACCCAACCTGTAATCCCTATTTGACGTTTGCACTTATCTTGGCCGCTGGTCTCGATGGGATCGAAAAACAAATGGTGTTAATGGATGAATGGGAACCGGAAGTTGAAAAATCATCGAAAGCGGTAACGCCAGGTGAACAAAGGCAGGAATTGCCGATAACGCTCAAAGAAGCTTTAGACGAAATGAAAGCTGATACGATGGTAAGTTCCGTGCTGGGCGAAAATCTGGCTCAAAAATACATTGAGATGAAAACCGCTGAATGGATGGACTACATTAAAACGGTGCACCCCTGGGAAATTGATCGCTACCTCTTAACTTATTAA
- a CDS encoding glutamine synthetase III family protein encodes MRKRLPKHIYASLLKTMKEDLPLEENVAEVVANAMKDWALELGATHYTHWFQPMTGVTAEKHDSFISPTDDGKVIMEFSGKELIKGEPDASSFPSGGLRATFEARGYTAWDPTSYAFIKGSTLCIPTIFCSYSGEVLDKKTPLLRSMEALDTHARRVLKLFGKDVKKVTSTIGAEQEYFLIERDMYKKRKDLILTGRTLFGAKPPKGQEMETHYFGRIRGRVANYMAELDRELWSLGIASKTRHNEVAPAQHEMAPIFTNTNVATDNNQLTMEFMQRVAYRHDLACLLHEKPFEGVNGSGKHNNFSMSTDTGENLLTPGDNPVENKQFLLFLCATIEAVYKYSEMLRISVANAGNDHRLGANEAPPAIVSVFLGEQLTAALKSIETGKPVTAAKDLVMELGVKSLPKFIIDATDRNRTSPFAFTGNKFEYRMLGSNQSISGPNITLNTIVADVLSDYADILEKADNFDSALDALLQKSVTENKNVVFNGNNYSEEWVEEAARRGLPNLKTTPEALSEFTSEKNIGLFDRHNIFTPTEMESRQTILLEEYSKTINIEALTMLSLAKREISPAVLTYTKEVIDTLSAKKACGATIDVSAETTLAERLSTLFGEFIKSIDNLEKTLAAAEECDSAQTEANYFCEKVIPAMNEVRVTADSLEEIVAEKYWPFPTYEDILFYV; translated from the coding sequence ATGCGCAAGCGTTTGCCAAAGCATATTTACGCTTCGCTGTTAAAAACAATGAAAGAGGATTTACCTCTGGAAGAAAATGTTGCTGAAGTCGTGGCTAATGCCATGAAAGACTGGGCTCTTGAATTAGGTGCGACCCACTACACTCATTGGTTCCAACCAATGACTGGTGTCACTGCTGAAAAACATGATTCTTTCATCAGTCCAACTGACGATGGAAAAGTCATTATGGAATTTTCTGGTAAAGAACTGATCAAAGGCGAACCGGATGCCTCTTCTTTTCCCTCCGGTGGCTTACGGGCAACCTTTGAAGCGCGTGGTTATACCGCCTGGGACCCAACATCCTATGCCTTTATCAAAGGTTCCACGCTTTGTATTCCAACCATCTTTTGTTCATATTCAGGTGAAGTTCTTGATAAAAAAACACCCCTATTACGATCAATGGAAGCACTTGACACCCACGCTCGCCGCGTTTTAAAGCTTTTCGGCAAAGATGTTAAAAAAGTAACCAGTACGATCGGCGCTGAACAAGAATATTTCCTAATTGAACGGGATATGTATAAAAAACGAAAAGACCTGATCCTTACCGGCCGAACATTATTTGGTGCTAAACCACCTAAAGGTCAGGAAATGGAAACCCATTACTTCGGCCGAATTCGTGGTCGCGTTGCCAACTATATGGCAGAATTGGATCGTGAACTTTGGAGTCTTGGAATTGCTTCTAAAACACGTCATAACGAAGTTGCTCCGGCGCAACACGAAATGGCCCCAATTTTTACCAACACCAATGTTGCTACCGATAATAACCAACTAACAATGGAATTCATGCAACGCGTTGCTTATCGTCATGATTTAGCTTGTTTATTACATGAAAAACCTTTTGAAGGAGTTAACGGTTCCGGTAAACACAATAACTTTTCAATGTCTACCGACACCGGTGAAAACTTATTAACGCCTGGTGATAACCCCGTTGAAAATAAACAATTTTTACTGTTCCTTTGCGCAACTATTGAAGCTGTTTACAAATACAGTGAAATGCTGCGGATCTCTGTTGCCAACGCTGGAAATGACCATCGTCTGGGTGCCAATGAAGCACCACCGGCAATTGTTTCAGTTTTCCTTGGCGAACAATTAACCGCTGCGCTTAAATCAATTGAAACTGGCAAACCAGTTACCGCAGCAAAAGATCTGGTAATGGAGCTGGGGGTTAAAAGCTTACCGAAGTTTATCATCGATGCCACTGACCGAAACCGAACCTCGCCATTCGCTTTCACCGGAAACAAGTTTGAATACCGTATGCTTGGTTCAAACCAATCTATTTCCGGACCAAATATTACCCTTAACACCATTGTTGCTGATGTTTTATCAGATTATGCGGATATTCTGGAAAAAGCAGATAACTTTGATTCTGCGTTGGATGCATTATTGCAAAAATCGGTTACAGAAAATAAAAACGTCGTCTTTAATGGCAATAACTACTCCGAAGAATGGGTTGAAGAAGCTGCTCGACGTGGTCTGCCAAACTTAAAAACTACACCGGAAGCTTTGAGTGAGTTTACTTCTGAAAAAAATATCGGACTTTTTGACCGACATAATATCTTTACCCCGACTGAAATGGAATCACGTCAGACAATCCTTCTGGAAGAATACAGCAAAACCATCAATATCGAAGCATTGACCATGCTTAGCCTGGCTAAACGTGAAATTTCACCTGCTGTGTTAACTTACACGAAAGAAGTTATTGACACCTTAAGTGCTAAAAAAGCTTGCGGTGCTACCATCGATGTTTCTGCTGAAACCACTCTGGCCGAAAGATTATCAACCCTTTTCGGCGAATTTATCAAATCGATTGATAATCTGGAAAAAACATTGGCTGCCGCAGAAGAATGCGACTCAGCTCAAACTGAAGCCAACTATTTCTGTGAAAAAGTTATTCCGGCAATGAATGAAGTGCGCGTAACCGCTGATTCACTTGAAGAAATTGTTGCTGAAAAATACTGGCCATTCCCAACTTACGAAGATATTTTATTCTACGTATAA